Genomic window (Geoalkalibacter ferrihydriticus DSM 17813):
GGTTATCGACCTCGGCATTCAAGTCGCCCTGGTGATTGGGGGCGGCAATATTTTTCGCGGGGTTGCAGCCGCATCCAAGGGCATGGATCGGGCCAGCGCCGATTATATGGGCATGTTGGCCACGGTCATGAACAGCCTGGCATTGCAGGATGCCATGGAGCGCGCTGGGGTGGTGACCCGGGTTCTTTCGGCGATTGAAATGCGCGAGGTTGCCGAGCCTTATATTCGACGTCGAGCCATGCGCCATTTGGAAAAGGGTCGCGTGGTCATTTTTGGTGCCGGCACCGGCAATCCTTATTTCACCACCGACACCGCCGCTAGTCTGCGCGCCATGGAAATCAATGCCGAAATCATTCTCAAGGCGACCAAGGTCGACGGTATTTACAGTGCCGACCCCAACCAGGACAAGGATGCGGTCAAGTTTTCCACCCTGACCTATCTCGATGTCCTCAAGAAGGGTCTGCAAGTAATGGATGCGACGGCTACCTCGCTTTGCATGGACAACGACCTGCCGATCATGGTATTCAACCTGACGGTTCGCGGAAATATCAAGCGTGCAATCATGGGCGAGAACATCGGCACCATTGTCAAGGGAGGATAGTCATATGTACGATGATATCATCAAGAAAACCCGCACCGGCATGGACAGGGCCATTGACGCCCTCAAGAAGGAA
Coding sequences:
- the pyrH gene encoding UMP kinase, with translation MAAADPKYRRVLLKLSGEALAGNQGYGIDPEVIAGIAAEIKEVIDLGIQVALVIGGGNIFRGVAAASKGMDRASADYMGMLATVMNSLALQDAMERAGVVTRVLSAIEMREVAEPYIRRRAMRHLEKGRVVIFGAGTGNPYFTTDTAASLRAMEINAEIILKATKVDGIYSADPNQDKDAVKFSTLTYLDVLKKGLQVMDATATSLCMDNDLPIMVFNLTVRGNIKRAIMGENIGTIVKGG